A window of Egibacteraceae bacterium contains these coding sequences:
- a CDS encoding cyclic nucleotide-binding and patatin-like phospholipase domain-containing protein, whose translation MEDEARWRSRRAQLREHLAQLFSGLDDDVTDRIVDAVEWVTVPAGRAVFEQDDDPDGAYVVLSGRLRILHTDGGGAITTIGQVGRGELLGEMALLDGGTRLGRPVAVRDTDLARLPRAVFDGLMEQHLPAMMGVARTILRRVRDRTGADARGPYSTVVALLAAAPDAPLEELGAELRDSLGRSGTVCYASSAHVPSLLGGDDALLQDRTDPLSPPRLAQWLHDAEDAHEVVLLQTDPTWTEWTRWAAGQADHLIVVARAGGDPQPGEVERRLAESTAARQPRQTLLLLHEAGAARPRRTRPWLDARTVDLHLHVRAGLRPDIDRVARHVTGRAVGVALGGGGARGFAHIGVLRALVELGIPVDVCAGASIGAAFAAAYGLGRPVDELVSFAGPLFTGLLDYTPPLASLLRARRLTQSIDAALGDRDLADMWTPTVVTTTSLTRASAVAHDRGPAARLLRTSVSIPGVMPPVALGDELHVDGGVLDNLPVRAVRSQAGVGTVIAVDVAPHVGPSVTEDHGLHLSGWALLRDRLLPGRIPSQVPGIMSVVLRSMLAAAERERTEIIDEGWADLFLQLDVPDLGLLDFESIVPTARAGYAQARPLLERWLAGLDAPDGSPRAGAPRWSPRQAHAEPGGGSAAQ comes from the coding sequence CTTCGAGCAGGACGACGACCCGGACGGCGCCTACGTCGTGCTCTCGGGGCGGTTGCGCATCCTGCACACCGACGGTGGCGGCGCGATCACCACGATCGGACAGGTCGGGCGAGGCGAGCTCCTCGGCGAGATGGCGCTGCTCGACGGCGGGACACGCCTCGGGCGACCGGTGGCCGTCCGCGACACCGATCTCGCACGGTTGCCGCGCGCCGTCTTCGATGGCCTGATGGAGCAGCACCTCCCTGCGATGATGGGGGTGGCTCGGACCATCCTGCGCCGGGTGCGCGACCGTACCGGCGCCGACGCCCGTGGCCCGTACAGCACCGTCGTCGCGCTCCTCGCCGCCGCACCCGACGCGCCCCTCGAGGAGCTCGGGGCCGAACTGCGCGACAGCCTGGGCCGATCGGGCACGGTGTGCTACGCCAGCTCCGCCCATGTCCCATCGTTGCTCGGTGGCGACGACGCGCTCCTGCAGGACCGCACCGACCCCCTCTCCCCGCCGCGCCTGGCGCAGTGGCTGCACGACGCGGAGGATGCGCACGAGGTCGTCCTGCTCCAGACGGATCCCACCTGGACGGAGTGGACACGATGGGCGGCGGGTCAGGCGGACCACCTGATCGTGGTGGCTCGTGCGGGTGGCGACCCCCAGCCGGGAGAGGTCGAACGCCGCCTGGCCGAGTCGACCGCCGCACGCCAGCCCCGCCAGACCCTGCTGCTTCTCCACGAGGCCGGCGCCGCACGTCCCCGCCGGACGCGACCCTGGCTCGACGCCCGCACCGTGGACCTGCACCTGCATGTGCGCGCGGGCTTGCGCCCCGACATCGATCGGGTCGCCCGGCACGTGACGGGCCGAGCGGTCGGGGTGGCGCTCGGCGGCGGCGGCGCCCGCGGCTTCGCCCACATCGGGGTGCTGCGCGCGCTGGTCGAGCTCGGCATCCCGGTCGACGTCTGCGCCGGCGCGAGCATCGGGGCGGCCTTCGCGGCCGCGTACGGTCTGGGCCGACCGGTCGATGAGCTGGTGAGCTTCGCCGGGCCGCTGTTCACCGGGCTCCTGGACTACACGCCGCCGCTCGCCTCGCTCCTGCGGGCACGCCGGCTGACGCAGTCGATCGACGCGGCCCTCGGCGACCGTGACCTGGCCGACATGTGGACCCCGACGGTGGTCACCACCACGAGCCTCACCCGCGCGAGCGCGGTCGCCCACGACCGCGGGCCCGCGGCACGCCTCCTGCGCACCAGCGTGTCGATCCCCGGGGTCATGCCACCGGTGGCGCTCGGCGACGAGCTCCACGTCGACGGCGGGGTGCTCGACAACCTGCCCGTGCGCGCCGTGCGGTCACAGGCCGGTGTCGGGACCGTCATCGCGGTGGACGTGGCGCCCCACGTCGGGCCGAGCGTGACGGAGGACCACGGGCTGCACCTGTCGGGGTGGGCCCTGCTCCGCGACCGGCTGCTGCCGGGTCGCATCCCGTCCCAGGTCCCGGGGATCATGTCGGTGGTGCTGCGCTCGATGCTGGCTGCGGCCGAGCGCGAGCGCACGGAGATCATCGACGAAGGATGGGCCGATCTCTTCCTGCAGCTCGACGTCCCCGACCTGGGCCTGCTGGACTTCGAGAGCATCGTGCCGACCGCCAGGGCCGGCTACGCCCAGGCTCGCCCGCTGCTGGAGCGCTGGCTTGCGGGCTTGGACGCTCCCGACGGCAGCCCGAGGGCGGGGGCGCCGCGGTGGTCACCGCGGCAGGCCCATGCTGAACCCGGGGGGGGCAGCGCAGCTCAGTAG
- the mdh gene encoding malate dehydrogenase, whose translation MKITIVGAGKYGSTTAQRIAEADYADEVVLTDIVEGLPQGLALDMNQSRPIEGHHTPVTGTNDYADTAGSDIVVVTAGKPRTPGMSRMDLLADNARIVSGVAGEVARTSPEAVVIVVSNPLDEMTALFWKVSGFPAERVMGQAGMLDSARFADKIAERAGVLPAVVTALTLGSHGDTMVPVPSQTTVDGTPVADVLAADALAEIVQATRDGGAEVVALLKTGSAYYAPSAAAARMVAAVAQDENAVMPVCAWVTGEYGIADVYLGVPARLGRGGVTEIVVLDLTGEERAALAEAADAVRAKQADLEKVT comes from the coding sequence GTGAAGATCACCATCGTCGGCGCCGGCAAGTACGGCTCGACCACCGCTCAGCGGATCGCAGAAGCGGACTACGCCGACGAGGTCGTCCTGACCGACATCGTCGAGGGGCTGCCGCAGGGGCTGGCCCTCGACATGAACCAGTCCCGGCCCATCGAGGGGCACCACACGCCGGTCACCGGGACCAACGACTACGCCGACACGGCGGGCAGCGACATCGTCGTGGTGACCGCCGGCAAGCCGCGCACGCCGGGCATGAGCCGGATGGACCTGTTGGCCGACAACGCCCGGATCGTCAGCGGCGTGGCCGGCGAGGTGGCGCGGACCTCACCGGAGGCGGTGGTGATCGTCGTGTCCAACCCCCTTGACGAGATGACCGCGCTGTTCTGGAAGGTCTCCGGCTTCCCCGCCGAACGGGTGATGGGCCAGGCAGGGATGCTGGACAGCGCGCGCTTCGCCGACAAGATCGCCGAGCGCGCCGGGGTCCTGCCCGCGGTGGTGACCGCCCTCACCCTGGGCTCCCACGGCGACACGATGGTGCCGGTGCCGTCCCAGACCACCGTCGACGGGACGCCGGTCGCCGACGTCCTCGCCGCGGACGCGTTGGCGGAGATCGTGCAAGCCACCCGAGACGGTGGCGCGGAGGTCGTGGCGCTGCTGAAGACCGGGTCGGCGTACTACGCGCCGTCGGCGGCGGCGGCGCGCATGGTGGCAGCGGTCGCCCAGGACGAGAACGCGGTCATGCCCGTGTGCGCCTGGGTCACCGGCGAGTACGGGATCGCCGACGTGTACCTCGGCGTGCCAGCTCGACTCGGGCGCGGTGGCGTCACGGAGATCGTCGTGCTCGACCTGACCGGCGAGGAGCGTGCCGCCCTCGCCGAGGCTGCGGACGCTGTCCGAGCCAAGCAAGCCGACCTCGAGAAGGTGACGTAG